The following coding sequences are from one Manduca sexta isolate Smith_Timp_Sample1 chromosome 7, JHU_Msex_v1.0, whole genome shotgun sequence window:
- the LOC119188592 gene encoding uncharacterized protein LOC119188592, with the protein MPKAKSINKTNKPSAGSNEAHGNIVGRVAASVEAPHNTQGPVAASSVEAPSPSTSTATAPNSWLAGEQVWQVVQRKKTPSDMRKKNKRTESLSNIGGKILLDTTVNNPRTCIYVPKSIDAVIINEFCSRDLTTVRLRSSCPSIPEVILASAYLPGDADVPTVELVNLIRHCEDKKLELIISADANAHHTIWGGGASNKRDWQVSNELSNSDHRWIRYKLNVDTKKPEPWRNPRRTDSVWFGKLVSASPNLKHIPEEYGGPADIEKHVNKLTETLIDAFQKSCPLTGHTPRTANRSGWWSPQLEKLRCKLRKLFNRAKNTRKAEDWDAYKATQAAYKKCIRVRKRECWRTFCTNIKSNTQAARVRKILSKDPDRNLGSLKKPDNSYTTTDTEMCELLLNTHFPGCSVTENTTWEEEFNKNLN; encoded by the exons ATGCCAAAAGCGAAGAGTATCAACAAAACTAACAAGCCGTCCGCTGGTTCTAACGAAGCGCACGGCAACATAGTCGGAAGGGTCGCTGCTTCCGTGGAAGCGCCCCACAACACACAGGGGCCGGTCGCTGCTTCCTCCGTGGAAGCGCCTAGCCCTAGCACATCGACCGCCACCGCCCCTAATTCATGGTTGGCTGGTGAGCAGGTCTGGCAGGTGGTCCAGCGGAAAAAAACACCCTCCGACATgcggaaaaaaaataaacgcacAGAGAGTCTGAGCAACATAGGAGGTAAGATCCTACTCGATACCACCGTCAATAACCCACGCACCTGCATCTACGTACCCAAATCAATTGACGCAGTTATAATTAATGAGTTCTGTTCCAGAGACCTGACCACAGTCAGGCTCCGGAGCAGCTGTCCTAGCATCCCGGAGGTAATACTAGCGTCCGCCTACCTACCGGGCGACGCGGACGTACCGACGGTCGAGCTAGTGAACCTAATTAGACACTGCGAAGACAAGAAGCTTGAGCTGATCATCTCGGCGGACGCGAACGCTCATCATACTATCTGGGGTGGCGGCGCTTCCAATAAAAGAG ATTGGCAGGTATCTAACGAACTATCCAACTCGGATCACAGATGGATAAGATATAAACTGAACGTGGACACCAAGAAGCCCGAACCTTGGCGCAACCCTAGAAGAACTGATAGCGTATGGTTCGGAAAGCTGGTGTCAGCAAGCCCGAACCTCAAACATATCCCCGAGGAATATGGCGGGCCGGCTGACATAGAGAAACACGTAAATAAACTGACAGAAACACTAATAGACGCATTTCAAAAAAGCTGTCCGCTCACGGGACACACGCCTAGGACTGCCAATCGCAGCGGCTGGTGGAGTCCTCAACTCGAGAAATTGAGATGCAAACTACGCAAACTGTTTAACAGAGCAAAAAACACAAGGAAAGCAGAAGACTGGGATGCGTACAAGGCAACCCAGGCAGCATACAAAAAATGCATCCGGGTACGGAAGCGCGAATGCTGGCGAACTTTCTGTACTAACATTAAATCAAACACACAGGCAGCTAGGGTGAGAAAAATCCTATCTAAAGACCCAGATCGCAACCTAGGCTCCCTGAAGAAACCAGATAACAGCTATACAACAACCGACACAGAAATGTGCGAGCTGTTACTTAACACACACTTTCCAGGTTGCTCCGTAACGGAGAACACCACATGGGAGGAGGAGTTcaacaaaaatttaaactag